Proteins encoded in a region of the Flavobacterium sp. PMTSA4 genome:
- a CDS encoding choice-of-anchor L domain-containing protein, with protein MKRKLHLLSLLFFVTIGFSQPITVNTTTYTVPQLVTDVLFGNGTAGSACVGTISNITWSTGTNFGSTNGIGFFQNTNPSFPLSNGVILSSGNVINAPGPNTTTQSNGTWPGDAQLFNYIQGLGIDPGLTSYNNATVLEFDFTPLTDQMSFDFLFASEEYGTFQCAYSDAFAFFLTDLTAATPPVNLALIPNTNTPISVVTIRDNTNNASCGSANPSYFNNFNGGVNAAAAATNFNGETVLMTANSAVIPGHTYHIRLVIADRNDSLLDSAVFLGGGSFNIGTPELAGIGYESFPDLTIADGTALCGSTELTIQAGAIAIPGVTYEWTFNTGIIPNATSNSYNVTQSGVYGITITYPGGCSQTDSMTVEFYDPLPIGTPNDLTQCESPFDLTQNQSIILNGQSYPISYYHSLADAEVLSNPITNLSNYPGVDGEQIFVAVEDDLNTGCITTTSFYLYINDSGCATPIPPPDLTLCENSIGSGNATFDFTPQIPIILGTNSASDYTISFHTSQTGADNNTGIISPFNAYLGTDGQIIYIRFVDNSSGGSNTTAFFTLHVNPLPSATISGATSICSGQTATISFTGTPNAVINFSAGSVTLDAAGTGSYTTPALTATTNYSLIDVTNPTTGCSSAYTDSVTVTVLPLPTATISGTTAVCVGDPSPSITFTGANSTAPYTFNYTLNTVAQTPVTTAAGSTYTLPVSTATAGTFTYELVNVSSSTTPSCSQNQTGTATVTVNPLPTAAISGTTTICSGNTATITFTGTPNAIVTYNTVGPPSPITLDATGNATLTTPVLTSSVAYNLISVTNPTTNCTQLVGGSAVVTVVPLPTATISGTTTVCQGAVSPNITFTGANGTAPYTFTYTDPAGATQTITTTAGNSITLPVSTATPGIYPYQLVSVSSSTTPACSQPQTGTATVTVNPMPTATIAGTQAVCLNSTPDPQIVFTGANGVQPYTFTYLDENGTTQTIQSTGGNTAVINVPTTTAGIFNYNLVSVSSASTPACAQPQSGSATVTVNTAPVINTPTAYEVCDDNNDGFSCLFDLTTKNAEISTDPNVVITYHETSTDATTGANPITTSTYCNIDPGTQTLYVRAYFVGTSMCYSTTTLQLIVHPRPLPNPVITDYELCDYNNPGDGVEVFTLNTKTVEIANGQTGVTVTYYLTQADAIAQTNPLPNSYTNTSSPQQIWINISNNTTGCNSVASFNLVVNPLPATAVPLPIFECSNGAVTTATFDLTVNEGVTTAGATGVIVTYYNTFADANAQPPTNAIATPTTYLGNDNETVYIRVEYTATGCYSITTQLLRVTQGPVAITPQPLQYCDPNNDGFGTFDLDSTINEIAGGSLPAGVTVSFHETPTDALLGANPLVSPYANIDPWTQTIYVKVFYTTTGCSNYVELQLIVNPTPEATEPDDLHLCDYTGAVGYEPFNLTLVIPQVLGSIDPSTHTVTFYTSLADAQTPSNAITNVASYINSVIDQQTIYVRVETTATGCFDIVDFDIIVDPLPNSTQPNYPQYSLCDNDQSLIGYEVFDLQSQVANILLGQTGMSVHFYPSLTDAQNDTNEITNLSYQNAIIYVQTLGIRITNDATGCYVISTMDIRVEPLPTPIPPTQPYTVCDDDQDGFAQFDLNTLTTDILQGANYTLTFHETLTNAQTGDNPLPMLYTNINPFVQIIYVRAEDPTTGCIGITTVELNVNPSPEAITGLPNIEICDTDSNTQNGQTIVNLAQQTPLVLAQQPLPASAYTVTYYTSQTLAEQGSLPIMNVTNYTNTTNPQTIWVRVENIASKCYNIGSFQIIVGTPLVVATPQPINECDDDANPNDQHTNFDLTVRQITALPGYTINYYPSLAEAQTGTNQITTPTNYINVPAAVQTLGVEIISPQGCKSYTTLNIRVLPIPTPRTNPATLAAVCENATGSGQATVDLTATAAYIANGDPNVALHYFYTQSDLENNVNEILTPTAALVGDPSIAGTTINQVQYIYIAVSSTQNFDYTSRPCYKMVEQGFIINPLPVVDIVGTNNEYQVCEDDASGVNDGFEVFDLTSQVADLLEGNTTTPTSNYSVAFYLDAAATTPVPNPSAYTNISNPQPIYVVITNTTTGCTSDIGTFNILVNPKPIVATLLDDFESCDTDGVNDGMMFYDNNPLGLGDYIDDILGATQAPADYMVEFYLSQADAEAGISANAIQNLSTYQVQTGTYWIRVTNNATGCYILDDFNVVIEQLAEPLITTNTGSAIACVDWNTTAVNNNLILDSNVANAANYTFEWYADGVLLSETGPTLAVTDISVDQVVYSVIATSITPANLGCASEEVFFTVVRSGPAANLTYTVTNAFSDTQIITVTNDGYGIYHYSLDDGPILDNGGIFTDVTLGEHTVYVWDVRDVNGYSCGVQSISGVQIIDYPHYFTPNGDGFNDTWNIVGLSSQVNAKIYIFDRYGKLLKQISSTSAGWDGTYNGALLPSDDYWFTVDFIEQNTTKQFRAHFALKR; from the coding sequence ATGAAACGAAAATTACACCTACTTTCCCTTTTGTTTTTTGTAACTATTGGTTTTTCTCAACCAATTACTGTAAATACAACTACTTATACAGTTCCTCAATTGGTAACGGATGTATTATTTGGAAATGGTACGGCTGGTTCTGCATGTGTTGGAACAATAAGTAATATAACTTGGAGTACAGGAACTAATTTTGGGTCTACGAATGGTATTGGTTTTTTTCAAAATACAAATCCAAGTTTTCCTTTAAGTAATGGTGTTATTCTGAGTTCAGGTAATGTAATTAATGCTCCAGGACCAAATACAACAACTCAGAGTAATGGTACTTGGCCAGGTGATGCCCAATTGTTTAATTATATTCAAGGATTAGGAATTGACCCTGGTTTAACAAGTTATAATAATGCAACTGTATTAGAATTTGATTTTACTCCTTTGACAGACCAAATGAGTTTTGATTTTCTTTTTGCTTCTGAAGAGTATGGAACTTTTCAATGTGCTTATTCTGATGCTTTTGCTTTCTTTTTGACAGATTTAACAGCCGCAACACCACCAGTTAACCTAGCGCTAATTCCAAATACTAATACGCCTATATCCGTAGTAACTATTAGAGATAATACCAATAATGCTTCTTGTGGTTCTGCAAATCCGTCTTATTTCAATAATTTTAATGGAGGAGTTAATGCAGCTGCAGCTGCAACTAATTTTAATGGTGAAACTGTTTTAATGACTGCGAATTCTGCAGTTATTCCTGGTCATACCTATCATATAAGATTAGTTATTGCAGATAGAAATGATTCACTACTAGACTCAGCGGTGTTTTTAGGCGGAGGTAGTTTTAATATTGGAACACCAGAATTGGCTGGAATTGGCTATGAAAGTTTTCCAGATTTAACAATAGCTGATGGTACAGCATTATGTGGTTCTACGGAATTAACTATACAAGCGGGTGCAATTGCAATACCAGGAGTTACTTATGAATGGACTTTTAATACAGGAATTATTCCCAATGCCACTTCAAATTCATACAATGTTACTCAAAGTGGAGTATATGGTATTACAATTACTTATCCTGGAGGTTGTTCTCAAACAGATAGTATGACAGTTGAGTTTTATGATCCATTACCAATTGGTACTCCAAATGATTTGACTCAATGTGAATCTCCTTTTGATTTGACTCAAAATCAATCTATTATTTTAAATGGTCAATCCTATCCGATTTCATATTATCATTCTCTAGCTGATGCAGAAGTGCTTTCTAATCCAATAACTAATTTATCCAATTATCCAGGAGTTGATGGAGAACAAATTTTTGTTGCGGTTGAGGATGATTTGAATACAGGATGTATTACAACAACATCTTTTTATTTATATATTAATGATTCAGGATGTGCAACCCCAATCCCACCACCAGATTTAACTTTATGTGAGAACAGTATTGGCAGTGGCAATGCAACCTTTGATTTCACGCCACAGATTCCAATTATTTTGGGCACAAATAGCGCAAGTGATTATACCATATCCTTCCATACCTCACAGACAGGAGCAGATAACAATACAGGGATTATTTCACCATTTAATGCTTATTTAGGAACTGATGGACAAATAATTTACATTCGTTTTGTAGACAATTCATCAGGAGGTTCTAATACCACTGCATTCTTCACTTTGCATGTAAATCCTTTACCAAGTGCAACAATATCAGGAGCGACGAGTATTTGTTCAGGACAAACAGCAACAATAAGTTTTACAGGAACACCAAATGCAGTAATTAATTTCAGTGCAGGTTCAGTAACTTTAGATGCAGCAGGAACGGGTAGTTATACAACCCCAGCATTAACAGCTACTACCAATTATTCGTTAATCGATGTTACCAATCCAACAACAGGTTGTTCGAGTGCATACACAGATTCTGTAACAGTAACGGTATTACCATTACCAACAGCAACGATATCAGGAACAACAGCCGTTTGTGTTGGTGATCCTAGTCCATCAATTACCTTTACAGGTGCCAATTCAACAGCACCGTATACTTTTAATTATACGTTGAACACGGTAGCTCAAACCCCTGTTACTACAGCTGCTGGAAGCACCTATACACTACCAGTTTCTACAGCTACGGCAGGAACATTTACATATGAATTAGTAAACGTTTCAAGTTCAACCACACCGAGTTGTTCACAAAATCAAACGGGAACAGCGACAGTTACTGTAAATCCATTGCCAACGGCAGCAATTTCAGGAACCACAACAATATGTTCAGGAAACACAGCTACGATTACCTTTACAGGTACACCAAATGCGATAGTAACATACAATACTGTTGGACCACCATCGCCTATTACATTAGATGCAACAGGAAATGCAACGCTAACTACACCAGTATTAACATCGAGTGTAGCCTATAATCTGATAAGTGTTACCAATCCAACGACCAACTGTACACAATTGGTTGGAGGTTCGGCAGTAGTCACAGTAGTACCACTACCAACGGCTACGATATCGGGAACAACAACAGTATGTCAAGGAGCAGTGAGTCCGAATATCACCTTTACAGGAGCAAACGGAACAGCACCGTACACATTTACATATACCGACCCAGCTGGAGCTACACAGACTATTACAACTACTGCAGGAAATAGCATAACACTACCCGTTTCAACAGCAACACCAGGGATTTATCCATATCAATTGGTAAGTGTATCAAGTTCAACCACGCCAGCATGTTCACAGCCACAAACAGGCACAGCAACGGTAACGGTAAACCCAATGCCAACAGCTACAATAGCAGGAACACAAGCCGTATGTTTGAATTCTACACCAGATCCGCAAATTGTATTTACAGGAGCTAATGGAGTACAACCTTATACCTTTACGTATTTGGATGAAAATGGGACCACTCAAACCATTCAGTCTACAGGCGGTAATACAGCGGTAATCAATGTGCCAACTACTACAGCAGGTATATTCAACTATAATTTAGTGAGTGTGTCAAGCGCATCCACGCCAGCGTGTGCACAACCACAATCAGGTTCAGCAACAGTAACGGTAAACACCGCACCAGTAATCAACACACCAACAGCCTATGAAGTGTGTGATGATAACAACGATGGCTTTAGCTGTTTGTTTGATTTAACCACTAAAAATGCAGAGATAAGTACTGATCCGAATGTTGTTATTACGTATCATGAAACGTCAACCGATGCTACTACGGGAGCCAATCCGATAACTACATCAACTTATTGCAATATTGATCCAGGAACACAAACCTTGTATGTAAGAGCATACTTCGTGGGAACGTCAATGTGTTATTCAACCACGACATTACAGTTGATAGTACATCCTAGACCATTACCAAATCCTGTAATCACGGATTACGAGTTGTGTGATTACAACAATCCAGGCGATGGAGTAGAAGTATTTACGTTAAATACCAAAACTGTTGAGATTGCTAATGGACAAACAGGCGTAACAGTGACGTATTATCTAACCCAAGCCGATGCGATAGCACAGACAAATCCACTACCTAATAGTTATACTAATACAAGTAGTCCACAACAAATCTGGATTAACATCAGCAACAATACGACAGGTTGTAACTCGGTAGCCTCATTCAATTTAGTAGTGAACCCATTGCCAGCAACGGCAGTACCATTACCAATCTTTGAATGTAGTAACGGAGCAGTAACTACCGCTACGTTTGATTTAACGGTTAATGAAGGAGTGACTACAGCAGGCGCAACAGGAGTAATAGTAACGTATTATAATACGTTTGCCGATGCTAATGCACAACCGCCAACCAATGCTATTGCAACACCAACCACGTATTTAGGAAACGATAACGAAACCGTTTATATCCGAGTAGAATATACCGCAACAGGCTGTTACAGTATTACTACCCAATTACTAAGAGTAACCCAAGGACCAGTGGCCATTACACCACAACCATTACAGTATTGTGATCCAAACAATGATGGTTTTGGTACGTTTGATTTAGACAGTACCATCAATGAAATTGCAGGCGGAAGTTTACCAGCAGGCGTTACTGTTTCGTTCCACGAAACCCCAACCGATGCCTTGTTGGGAGCTAATCCTTTAGTAAGTCCATATGCAAATATTGACCCATGGACACAAACGATTTATGTAAAAGTATTCTATACCACCACAGGTTGTTCTAACTATGTCGAACTCCAATTAATAGTCAACCCAACGCCAGAAGCTACGGAGCCAGATGATTTACATTTATGTGATTATACGGGAGCAGTAGGTTATGAGCCTTTTAACCTGACACTAGTAATCCCACAAGTATTAGGAAGCATTGACCCATCAACACATACGGTAACGTTCTACACGAGTTTAGCAGATGCACAAACACCAAGTAATGCGATAACCAATGTGGCGAGTTACATTAATAGTGTAATCGACCAACAAACGATTTATGTACGAGTAGAAACTACGGCAACAGGATGTTTTGATATAGTAGACTTTGATATCATTGTTGATCCACTACCAAATTCGACACAGCCAAACTATCCGCAGTATTCGTTGTGTGACAACGACCAAAGTTTGATTGGTTATGAAGTGTTCGATTTACAAAGCCAAGTGGCTAATATACTGTTAGGCCAAACCGGTATGAGTGTACACTTCTATCCAAGTTTGACCGATGCACAAAATGATACCAATGAGATAACAAATCTGAGCTATCAAAATGCGATTATCTATGTTCAAACGTTAGGAATCCGTATTACCAATGATGCTACAGGATGTTACGTTATCTCAACGATGGACATCAGAGTAGAACCATTACCAACACCAATACCACCAACACAGCCATACACGGTTTGTGATGACGATCAGGATGGCTTTGCACAGTTTGATTTGAATACTTTGACAACAGATATTCTTCAAGGAGCAAATTACACGTTGACTTTCCATGAAACATTGACCAATGCACAAACAGGAGACAACCCATTACCGATGTTGTACACTAACATCAATCCGTTTGTACAAATCATCTATGTAAGAGCCGAAGACCCAACTACAGGATGCATAGGCATCACTACAGTAGAGTTGAATGTCAATCCAAGTCCAGAAGCCATTACAGGTTTACCAAACATAGAGATATGTGATACCGATAGCAATACGCAAAACGGACAAACGATAGTGAACTTAGCGCAACAAACTCCGTTAGTATTAGCACAACAACCACTACCAGCATCAGCGTATACAGTGACCTATTATACTTCACAAACATTGGCAGAACAAGGAAGCCTTCCGATCATGAATGTGACTAATTATACCAACACTACCAACCCACAAACTATTTGGGTTAGAGTAGAGAATATAGCAAGTAAGTGTTATAACATTGGTTCGTTCCAGATAATTGTTGGCACACCGTTAGTAGTAGCAACACCACAACCAATCAATGAGTGTGATGACGATGCCAATCCAAATGACCAACACACCAACTTTGATTTGACGGTACGACAAATCACTGCACTACCAGGTTATACGATAAACTACTATCCAAGTTTAGCTGAAGCACAAACAGGCACAAATCAAATCACTACACCAACCAACTATATCAATGTACCTGCAGCAGTACAAACCTTAGGAGTAGAGATTATCAGTCCACAAGGTTGTAAAAGCTATACGACGTTAAACATCAGAGTGTTGCCAATACCAACACCAAGAACCAATCCAGCGACTTTAGCCGCAGTATGTGAAAACGCCACAGGTTCAGGACAGGCAACAGTAGATTTAACGGCAACAGCAGCCTATATTGCTAATGGTGACCCGAATGTAGCTTTACATTACTTCTATACCCAATCGGATTTGGAGAACAATGTAAACGAGATACTAACACCAACGGCAGCCTTAGTAGGCGACCCAAGTATAGCAGGTACTACAATAAATCAAGTGCAGTACATTTATATAGCCGTATCAAGTACACAAAACTTTGATTACACCAGCAGACCATGTTATAAAATGGTAGAACAAGGCTTTATAATAAACCCACTACCAGTAGTTGACATCGTAGGCACAAACAACGAATACCAAGTATGTGAAGACGATGCAAGTGGTGTGAACGATGGCTTTGAAGTATTTGATTTAACCAGTCAGGTAGCCGACTTATTGGAAGGGAATACCACAACCCCAACGTCAAACTATAGTGTAGCCTTCTATTTAGATGCTGCAGCTACAACGCCAGTACCAAACCCAAGTGCTTACACCAACATTAGTAACCCACAACCTATCTATGTAGTAATCACTAACACTACCACAGGATGTACCAGTGATATCGGTACCTTCAACATTTTGGTAAACCCAAAACCTATAGTGGCAACACTATTAGATGACTTTGAGAGCTGTGATACCGATGGCGTAAACGATGGCATGATGTTCTATGACAACAACCCATTAGGATTAGGCGACTACATCGATGACATCTTAGGAGCTACCCAAGCACCAGCCGATTACATGGTAGAGTTCTACCTGAGTCAGGCGGATGCAGAGGCAGGCATTAGTGCCAATGCGATACAAAACCTGTCAACCTATCAAGTACAAACAGGAACCTATTGGATACGCGTAACCAATAACGCAACAGGATGTTACATCTTGGATGACTTTAATGTAGTGATAGAACAATTGGCCGAGCCATTAATCACTACCAATACCGGAAGCGCAATAGCGTGTGTGGATTGGAACACTACAGCTGTAAACAACAACCTGATACTAGACAGTAATGTAGCCAATGCGGCGAACTATACCTTTGAGTGGTATGCCGATGGAGTATTATTATCAGAAACAGGACCAACGTTAGCGGTAACCGATATTAGTGTAGACCAAGTAGTGTATAGTGTTATAGCAACAAGTATAACCCCAGCCAACTTAGGATGTGCATCAGAAGAAGTATTCTTCACGGTGGTACGTTCAGGACCGGCGGCTAACCTGACGTATACGGTAACCAATGCCTTTAGTGATACACAAATCATTACAGTGACAAACGATGGATATGGAATTTACCACTACAGTTTAGACGACGGACCAATCTTAGATAATGGAGGAATCTTCACCGATGTAACCTTAGGAGAACATACGGTATATGTATGGGATGTTAGAGATGTGAATGGCTACTCGTGTGGAGTACAAAGCATCAGTGGCGTACAAATCATTGATTATCCACATTACTTCACTCCAAATGGCGATGGCTTTAATGATACATGGAATATTGTTGGATTGAGTAGTCAAGTTAACGCAAAAATTTATATATTTGACCGCTATGGAAAATTATTGAAACAAATCAGTTCAACGAGTGCAGGATGGGATGGTACTTATAACGGTGCTTTACTGCCATCAGACGATTACTGGTTTACGGTAGATTTTATAGAGCAAAACACAACTAAACAGTTTAGAGCCCATTTCGCATTAAAAAGATAG
- a CDS encoding NifU family protein: protein MKITIKETQNPTIIKFEFPDFITQNESFEYKNIDETKNSPLAQQLFYLPFVKTVYISGNFIAIERFSIVEWKDVQEDVAEQIENFVSNGGKIVVEDENKAKKQPITVYGETTPNPASLKFVINKGITKSTVEFKNIDEAKASPLAQELFKFHYVKELFITENYISVTKFESYSWDEITLEIRTFIKQFIENGGTILDENLIEKSSKQEKQEIKNFENLDVTSQQIINILEEYVKPAVAADGGNILFDSYDENDKKVKVILQGSCNGCPSSTFTLKNGIENMLKSMLNNNELVVEAING from the coding sequence ATGAAAATCACTATAAAAGAAACACAAAATCCAACTATAATTAAGTTTGAGTTTCCAGATTTTATAACTCAAAATGAGAGTTTTGAATATAAAAACATCGATGAAACCAAAAATTCGCCTTTAGCGCAACAACTTTTTTATCTTCCATTTGTAAAAACAGTTTACATTTCTGGAAATTTTATTGCTATTGAAAGATTTAGCATCGTGGAATGGAAAGATGTTCAAGAAGATGTTGCTGAACAAATTGAAAATTTTGTTTCAAATGGTGGCAAAATAGTTGTTGAAGATGAAAATAAAGCCAAAAAGCAACCAATCACAGTTTATGGAGAGACAACTCCTAATCCAGCTTCATTGAAATTTGTTATCAATAAAGGAATCACCAAATCAACGGTTGAATTTAAAAATATTGACGAAGCAAAAGCTTCACCTTTAGCTCAAGAGTTATTTAAATTTCATTATGTGAAGGAATTATTTATTACCGAAAATTATATTTCAGTTACTAAATTCGAAAGCTATTCTTGGGATGAAATTACTCTTGAAATAAGAACTTTTATCAAACAATTTATCGAAAATGGAGGCACAATTCTTGACGAAAATTTAATAGAAAAATCTTCTAAACAAGAAAAACAAGAAATTAAAAATTTTGAGAATCTTGATGTTACATCACAACAGATTATCAACATTTTAGAAGAATATGTAAAACCAGCAGTTGCTGCCGATGGCGGAAACATTTTATTTGATTCATATGATGAAAACGATAAAAAAGTGAAAGTAATTCTTCAAGGTTCGTGCAATGGTTGTCCATCATCAACATTTACTTTGAAAAATGGAATTGAAAACATGTTGAAAAGCATGTTAAACAACAATGAACTTGTAGTTGAAGCAATTAACGGATAA
- a CDS encoding dodecin family protein, which translates to MAVLKVIEVLSSSTTSWEDATQKAVTQASKSLKNIRSVYVQEQSATVKDGKVAEYRMNLKITFEIE; encoded by the coding sequence ATGGCAGTATTAAAAGTTATCGAAGTATTATCAAGCTCAACAACCAGTTGGGAAGATGCAACACAAAAAGCAGTAACACAAGCTTCAAAATCCTTGAAAAACATTCGTTCAGTTTACGTTCAAGAACAAAGCGCAACAGTTAAAGACGGAAAAGTAGCTGAATATCGAATGAATTTAAAAATTACTTTTGAAATCGAATAA
- a CDS encoding thioredoxin domain-containing protein, with amino-acid sequence MNELHSETSPYLLQHANNPVHWKAWNDKSLALAKDENKLIIISIGYSACHWCHVMEHESFESDEVAEVMNKNYVNIKIDREERPDIDAVYMKAVQIMTGRGGWPMNVVALPDGRPIWGGTYFRKNEWINTLEKLRELYSNNPETIFEYAEKLHEGLKSLSIIPINSEETAFDFEILETLIEKWQKSFDWEFGGMARAPKFMMPTNYEFLLRYGYQTQNKKLLEFVDLTLTRMSFGGLFDTINGGFSRYSVDMKWHVPHFEKMLYDNGQLVSLYANAYKLSGNKLYKEVIEKTLNFVEKEWLTTEGSFYSAFDADSLNNENKLEEGAFYVWTKQELQEIIGDDFELFSVVFNINEFGFWEHENYVLIQNQSLEELAFKENILLEELVEKKKNWEQKLYTKREKRNKPRLDDKSITSWNALMLKGYVDAYKALGNGKYLEIALQNANFITTKLWSSEGNLFRTYKNEKVKINAYLEDYVHVMEAFIALYEVTFEEKWLQNTKQLVDYCFDQFYDENQQFFAFTSKSDSELITSHFEVEDNVIPAANSTMANVLFKMSIYFENSYYEKTAVKMLQNIIPTIDYPSAFSNWLNVLLNFSEQNKELAICGQNASNELIKINQNYIPNYIVAGSEKESNLPFLKNRFIENKTLFYLCQNKSCQQPTNNIEEIITQLKIS; translated from the coding sequence ATGAACGAATTACATTCCGAAACCAGTCCATATTTATTACAACATGCCAACAATCCGGTTCATTGGAAAGCTTGGAATGATAAATCATTGGCTTTAGCCAAAGATGAAAACAAATTAATCATCATTAGCATTGGTTATTCTGCTTGTCATTGGTGTCACGTTATGGAACACGAAAGTTTTGAAAGTGATGAAGTTGCCGAAGTAATGAACAAAAACTACGTTAACATAAAAATAGACCGAGAAGAACGTCCAGATATTGATGCCGTTTATATGAAAGCTGTTCAAATCATGACTGGTCGCGGCGGTTGGCCAATGAATGTAGTTGCTTTACCTGATGGAAGACCAATTTGGGGCGGAACTTATTTTAGAAAAAACGAATGGATTAATACACTCGAAAAACTACGGGAATTATATAGTAACAATCCCGAAACTATTTTTGAATATGCCGAAAAATTGCATGAAGGATTAAAATCGCTAAGCATAATTCCAATCAATTCCGAAGAAACAGCGTTTGACTTTGAAATTCTGGAAACTTTAATTGAAAAATGGCAAAAAAGTTTCGATTGGGAATTTGGTGGAATGGCAAGAGCTCCAAAATTTATGATGCCAACCAATTATGAATTTCTGCTTCGCTATGGTTATCAAACTCAAAATAAAAAATTATTAGAATTTGTTGATTTAACATTAACCCGAATGTCTTTTGGTGGTTTGTTTGACACCATTAATGGAGGATTTTCCCGTTATTCTGTCGATATGAAATGGCATGTTCCTCATTTTGAAAAAATGCTTTATGACAACGGTCAATTGGTTTCTCTTTATGCTAATGCATACAAACTTTCAGGCAATAAATTATACAAAGAAGTAATAGAAAAAACATTGAATTTTGTTGAAAAAGAATGGCTAACAACAGAAGGAAGTTTTTACTCTGCGTTTGATGCTGATAGTTTAAACAATGAAAACAAACTCGAAGAAGGCGCATTTTATGTTTGGACAAAACAAGAATTACAAGAAATTATTGGCGATGATTTTGAATTATTTTCAGTTGTATTTAACATCAATGAATTTGGTTTTTGGGAACATGAAAATTATGTTTTGATTCAAAATCAGTCGTTAGAAGAACTAGCTTTTAAAGAAAATATTTTATTAGAAGAATTAGTTGAAAAGAAAAAAAATTGGGAACAAAAACTTTACACTAAAAGAGAAAAAAGAAACAAACCAAGATTAGACGATAAATCCATTACATCCTGGAATGCTTTGATGTTAAAGGGTTATGTTGATGCTTATAAAGCTTTAGGAAATGGAAAATACTTAGAAATTGCTCTTCAAAACGCTAATTTTATCACTACAAAACTTTGGAGTTCCGAAGGAAATTTATTTAGAACTTACAAAAACGAAAAAGTCAAAATCAATGCTTATTTGGAAGATTATGTTCATGTGATGGAAGCTTTTATTGCTCTTTACGAAGTTACTTTTGAAGAAAAATGGTTGCAAAATACCAAACAATTAGTAGATTATTGCTTTGATCAATTTTATGATGAAAACCAACAGTTTTTTGCTTTCACTTCAAAGTCAGATTCCGAATTAATCACATCTCATTTTGAAGTGGAAGACAATGTTATTCCGGCAGCTAATTCAACTATGGCAAACGTACTTTTTAAAATGAGCATTTATTTTGAAAACAGTTATTACGAAAAAACTGCTGTTAAAATGCTCCAAAATATTATTCCAACGATTGATTATCCTTCCGCTTTTTCTAATTGGCTGAATGTTTTACTTAATTTTTCAGAACAAAACAAAGAACTTGCTATTTGCGGTCAGAATGCTTCAAATGAATTAATCAAAATAAATCAAAACTACATTCCAAACTATATTGTTGCAGGAAGTGAAAAGGAATCTAATTTGCCGTTTTTAAAAAATCGATTTATAGAAAACAAAACTCTTTTTTATTTGTGTCAAAACAAATCGTGTCAACAACCAACAAATAATATCGAAGAAATAATAACTCAATTAAAAATAAGCTAG
- a CDS encoding YtxH domain-containing protein, with protein sequence MGIGGFFKNLFGSSKEKVSEFADKAEDLAGETIEKAKETAAPIIDKVEDFAESAKEKIEEYIPQAKETLENAMETVKEKTSEFADKAEDFVESSVENVKEKVSSFMNDASEDAEEIRTKTEDIVKPSDENAD encoded by the coding sequence ATGGGAATTGGAGGATTTTTTAAAAACTTGTTTGGTTCATCTAAAGAAAAAGTTAGTGAATTTGCAGACAAAGCAGAAGATTTGGCTGGTGAAACTATTGAGAAAGCAAAAGAAACAGCAGCGCCAATTATTGACAAAGTAGAAGATTTTGCAGAATCGGCTAAAGAAAAAATTGAAGAATACATTCCGCAAGCAAAAGAAACTCTTGAAAATGCAATGGAAACCGTTAAAGAGAAAACTAGTGAATTTGCAGATAAAGCTGAAGATTTTGTTGAAAGCTCAGTAGAGAATGTAAAAGAAAAAGTAAGTTCTTTTATGAATGATGCTTCAGAAGATGCAGAAGAAATAAGAACAAAAACTGAAGATATTGTTAAACCTTCGGATGAAAATGCCGATTAA